Proteins encoded within one genomic window of Polypterus senegalus isolate Bchr_013 chromosome 6, ASM1683550v1, whole genome shotgun sequence:
- the her9 gene encoding hairy-related 9 isoform X2 yields MPTDSMEKVNASPVAGAPASATHTPDKPKSASEHRKSSKPIMEKRRRARINESLGQLKTLILDALKKDSSRHSKLEKADILEMTVKHLRNLQRAQMTALTADPTVLGKYRAGFNECMNEVTRFLSTCEGVNTEIRSRLLNHLSGCLGQMISINYPQAAGQQPAHLSQPLHVQLPPAAAVPMNGVSMPCKLSPAEAVSPKVYGGFQLVPATDGQFAFLIPNPAFASTTTPVIPLYPNANMPMTVNSSPVHGNSAPTVASPIQGMTSFGPSLSGVSQAVSPMGVSTGPDNCESVWRPW; encoded by the exons ATGCCCACTGACAGCATGGAAAAGGTGAACGCATCCCCGGTGGCCGGTGCCCCCGCCAGTGCTACGCACACCCCGGATAAGCCAAAGAGTGCCAGCGAACACAGAAAG TCTTCAAAGCCCATCATGGAAAAGCGCCGCAGAGCCAGGATTAACGAAAGCTTGGGTCAACTGAAGACTTTAATTCTTGATGCTCTTAAAAAAGAT AGCTCGAGACACTCAAAACTCGAAAAGGCGGACATTCTTGAAATGACTGTGAAACACCTGAGGAACCTGCAGCGTGCACAGATGACTG CTCTCACGGCAGACCCCACAGTCCTGGGAAAATACCGTGCTGGATTCAATGAGTGCATGAACGAAGTGACTCGCTTTCTGTCCACCTGCGAAGGAGTTAACACAGAGATCAGGTCCCGTCTTCTCAACCACTTGTCGGGTTGCCTTGGCCAGATGATCTCCATCAACTACCCACAGGCTGCCGGTCAGCAGCCAGCCCACCTCTCGCAGCCTTTGCACGTGCAGCTTCCTCCCGCAGCAGCTGTCCCGATGAACGGAGTGTCAATGCCTTGCAAACTGAGCCCAGCCGAGGCCGTATCACCCAAAGTGTATGGAGGTTTTCAGCTGGTTCCTGCTACAGATGGACAATTCGCTTTCCTCATCCCTAACCCTGCATTTGCCTCCACGACAACACCGGTTATTCCGCTGTATCCTAATGCTAATATGCCGATGACTGTAAACAGCAGCCCGGTGCACGGCAACAGTGCACCCACCGTGGCATCACCAATCCAGGGTATGACGTCATTTGGGCCCAGTCTATCAGGCGTATCGCAGGCGGTCAGTCCCATGGGGGTCAGCACGGGTCCGGACAACTGCGAGTCAGTTTGGAGGCCCTGGTAA
- the her9 gene encoding hairy-related 9 isoform X1 codes for MPTDSMEKVNASPVAGAPASATHTPDKPKSASEHRKSSKPIMEKRRRARINESLGQLKTLILDALKKDSSRHSKLEKADILEMTVKHLRNLQRAQMTAALTADPTVLGKYRAGFNECMNEVTRFLSTCEGVNTEIRSRLLNHLSGCLGQMISINYPQAAGQQPAHLSQPLHVQLPPAAAVPMNGVSMPCKLSPAEAVSPKVYGGFQLVPATDGQFAFLIPNPAFASTTTPVIPLYPNANMPMTVNSSPVHGNSAPTVASPIQGMTSFGPSLSGVSQAVSPMGVSTGPDNCESVWRPW; via the exons ATGCCCACTGACAGCATGGAAAAGGTGAACGCATCCCCGGTGGCCGGTGCCCCCGCCAGTGCTACGCACACCCCGGATAAGCCAAAGAGTGCCAGCGAACACAGAAAG TCTTCAAAGCCCATCATGGAAAAGCGCCGCAGAGCCAGGATTAACGAAAGCTTGGGTCAACTGAAGACTTTAATTCTTGATGCTCTTAAAAAAGAT AGCTCGAGACACTCAAAACTCGAAAAGGCGGACATTCTTGAAATGACTGTGAAACACCTGAGGAACCTGCAGCGTGCACAGATGACTG CAGCTCTCACGGCAGACCCCACAGTCCTGGGAAAATACCGTGCTGGATTCAATGAGTGCATGAACGAAGTGACTCGCTTTCTGTCCACCTGCGAAGGAGTTAACACAGAGATCAGGTCCCGTCTTCTCAACCACTTGTCGGGTTGCCTTGGCCAGATGATCTCCATCAACTACCCACAGGCTGCCGGTCAGCAGCCAGCCCACCTCTCGCAGCCTTTGCACGTGCAGCTTCCTCCCGCAGCAGCTGTCCCGATGAACGGAGTGTCAATGCCTTGCAAACTGAGCCCAGCCGAGGCCGTATCACCCAAAGTGTATGGAGGTTTTCAGCTGGTTCCTGCTACAGATGGACAATTCGCTTTCCTCATCCCTAACCCTGCATTTGCCTCCACGACAACACCGGTTATTCCGCTGTATCCTAATGCTAATATGCCGATGACTGTAAACAGCAGCCCGGTGCACGGCAACAGTGCACCCACCGTGGCATCACCAATCCAGGGTATGACGTCATTTGGGCCCAGTCTATCAGGCGTATCGCAGGCGGTCAGTCCCATGGGGGTCAGCACGGGTCCGGACAACTGCGAGTCAGTTTGGAGGCCCTGGTAA